The bacterium DNA window CCGTCGAGCGCGCGCCGGTAGAGGCGGTATCCGGACCATGCGGAGCAGAACCGTCCGGCGTGATCAAAGGTGTAGATGGCCTCTTCGCCATCAAAGACGGTGATCACCAACGATTCCCGCTTGCAGGCTATGCGCGGTGGACGCGTGGTGCGCATACGGGTCTGTTCGCACTCCGGCGCGCGGGTCCCTCCGGCTGCCCGGTCCGTGGTACGATAAGAGGTAGCCCATGGCGCTGTTTGAGGATACTTCCGCAGAGTCCCGTGCAGTTCCGCTTGCCGCGCGCCTGCGGCCGCGGACGCTGGATGAGTTCGTAGGGCAGGAGCACCTCATCGGCCCGGGCCGCACCCTGCGGACGGCGATCGAGCAGGACCGGGTTCGCAGCCTGATCCTTTGGGGACCGCCCGGGTCCGGCAAGACCTCGCTCGCGTTGTTGATCGCGGCCAGAACGCGCGCCCACGTGGAGCAGGTCAACGCGGTCACCGCTGGAGTGGCCGATCTACGGAGGATCATCGCCGCTGCCAGGGACCGCCTGCGGTTCCACCAGCAGCGGACGCTGCTGATCATTGACGAGATCCACCGCTTCAACAAGGCCCAGCAGGACGTGCTGCTGCCGCACGTGGAGAACGGCACGATCATCCTGATCGGCGCCACCACCCAGAACCCTTTCCACGACGTCAACCCTACCCTGATCTCACGGTCAACCGTTGCCCAACTGCAGCCACTGGACGATGCGTCCGTTCGGGCCATTGTCGAGAGGGCTCTCGCGCACCCGGATGGCTTTGCCGGGCTCGGGTTCGAGGTGGATCCCGAAGCGATGGAGTTCCTTGTGAGCGCCAGCAACGGCGACGCCCGCGTGGCCCTCAACGCGCTGGAATCCGCAGCTACCGCGGCGGAGGGCGAAGGCAGTCGCCGGATCACGCTCGCGCTGGTCACCGACGCCAGCCAGCGCCGGATCCTCCCCTACGATCGGGAGGGTGACGCCCACTACGATGCGATCTCGGCATTCATCAAGAGCCTGCGCGGCTCCGACCCGGATGCCGCGGTCTACTGGCTGGCGCGGATGCTGGCGAGCGGGGAAGACCCCAGGTTCATCGCGCGGCGGATGGTGATACACGCCGCGGAAGACGTCGGCCTGGCCGATCCGATGGCCCTGGTGGTCGCCACGGCGGCCGCGCATGCCGTCGAGTTCGTGGGGCTTCCAGAGGCGCGCATACCGATGGCGCTGGCCGCGATCTACATCGCCACGGCGCCCAAGAGCAACGCGGTGGTGACCGCAATCGGAGAGGCGATGCGCGACGTCGAGCAGGAGCGCGCCGACCCGGTGCCCTTGCACCTGCGCGACACCAGCCACCCCGGGGTCGTTGAGCGCCTTGGTTACGGCAAGGAGTACCGGTACCCGCACGACTTTCCGGAGGGGTTTGTCCTCCAGCAGTACATGCCGGCGGGACTCGAAGGCCGGCGGTACTACCGGCCCACGGACCACGGCGCGGAAGCCGCCGTGCGCAGGCGGCTGGAGGAGTGGTGGGGGCAGCGGACCTCGCCGGTCAAGGAACCGCCCGGCGAGGGAGCGAAGGATGGAGAGGAAGAGTGAGGCCGCAGTTCAGTTGGACCATGGAGGTGGCGTGATGCGGGTAACGACGTTGATGGCCGTAGTCATCGCAGCGATTCTGGCGTTCACCGTCCCGGCTGCGCAGACCGGCCCGGCCGTGGAGATCACCTTTACCTCGACGCAGTTCTCACCGGTGCACGAGACCGAGTGGGCGCGCGACACGCTCTTTCGTGCCTTTGAGACGGAAACCGGCATCCGTGTCCGGTTCGTCTCGGAGCTGGCCGGCCCGTACATGGACAGACTCCAGGCCGAAGCCCGGGTAGGGCGAGGGTCCATTGACCTGACCGGAACGCTGCACGGGGACTTCCCAATCCTTGTTCCCGCCGGGGTGGCCCGCGACATGGCGTCGGTCCAGGCCGACCTGGCCCGCCGCGGCGACCGCACCTTCTTCCCAGATCTGGTGCGGATCAGCCAGGTCGGCGGCATCCAGGCGTACGTTCCCTGGATGCAGGCAACGTACCTGATCGTCGCGCACAAGCGGGCGATGGCCTACTTCCCCCGTGGCTCCAATCCCATGGCCATGACCTACGACGACCTGCTGGAGTGGGGGGACGCTATCAAGGCCGCCACCGGCACCCGCCGGATCGGGTTCCCGGCAGGCCCGGGCGGGCTGTTCGGGCGATTCCTGCACGGGTACATCTACCCCTCGTTCACCGGTTCCCAGGTGAAGCGGTTCAAGTCCCCTGAGGCCGTGGAGATGTGGCGGTACCTCCGGCGGTTGGGTGGCGTGCTCCACCCGTCGTCGTTCCTCTACAGCTTCATGCACGAGCCGCTGCTGCTGGGCGAGGTGTGGGTCGCCTGGGACCACACTGCCAGGCTGCTGCCCGCGCTGCGCGACCGGCCCGACGACTTCGTCGTCCTGCCATCGCCGGCAGGGCCGCGCGGCCGGTCGTTCCTCTCGGTCATCGTCGGGCTGACCATTCCCAAGACAGCCCCCAACGCCGAGGCCGCGGCCCGGCTGATCGAGTTCCTCACGCGCCCCCGCACGCAGGTCCTCACCGTGCAGGGCGTCGCCTTCTTTCCGACAGTCCGCGAGGCCGCCGGGGCGGTGCCGACCGGCGGGATGAAGCTCCTGGCCGAGGCCGTGACGGCGCAGCAGGGCGCTCGGGACGCACGGGTCGCCCTGCTCCCGGTTGGGCTGGGCGTGCGGACCGGCGAGTTTGTGCCGCTGTACGTGGACACTTTCAGGGAGATCTCGGTGCTGGGCAAGCCGATAGAGGAAGTCCTGGCCGCGCAGGCCCGGAAGCTGGAGGAGCTGTACCGCGCGATGAACGCGGTGTGCCCACCTCCGGACCCGGCCATAACACCCTGCCGGCCTGACTAGGGACGACGGCGCAGGCCCCGGTGGCAGCCGCAGAGGAGGTGCCCGACCTGCCGCGCGCGGGACGATCGCGCACCGAGTGGCTTCCGTACCTGCTGCTGGCGCCGTCGCTGGTCTTCCTGGGCGTTTTCTTCGTCTACCCGCTGGTGCAGGCCTTCGGGCTGAGCTTCCTGCGCCCGGAGGGCGGCCTGACGGCCGAGCACTTCCAGCGGATGCTGGGTGACACGTACTTCCGGGGGGCGATTGCTAACAGCCTGCTGCTCACCGCGATCGTCGTGCCGATCCAGGTGGCGATCGGGCTGGTGATCGCCCTGCTGGTAAACAGCCGGTTTCGCGGGCATCTCTGGTTCCTCTACATCTGCGCGATCCCGCTTGCGATCTCCGACCTGGCCGCGGGGTTGATCTGGCTGTCGGTTTTCACCGAGCGCGGCTACCTCAACACGCTCCTGCACATGGTAGGTGCCGTGCGGGAGCCCCTGACGTACCTCTCGGCTGAGCAGCCGGTCTGGCTCTATGGCGCCATCATCGCAGCCGAGGTGTGGCGGGCCACGGCCATCGTGATGATCATCCTGTTGGCGGGCCTGCAGCTCATCCCGCGGGACTACTTCGAAACGGCCGATGTATTCGGCGCCGGCGGCTGGCGGAAGTTGTGGTACGTCACGCTGCCACTGCTGCGCCCCAGTCTGCAGACTGCGCTCATCATTCGCACTATCCTGGCGTTCCAGCTCTTCGCGACCGTAATCACCCTCTCAGGCCGCCAGGTGCCGGTGCTGGCCGGCGAGGCCTACTTCTGGTACGGCCTGTACCGAAACCCGCACGTCGCGAGTGCCTACGCCGTGTTGATCATGGGCGTCTCGGTGGCAATAACGTGGGTGTACCTGCGGGTTCTGCGAATGCGGGAAGAGGAGGTGGCGGGCTAGGTGATGGCACGCGCTGCGCGCACCGCCCTCCTCGCGACGATCGCGACGCTGATCGCGGCCTGGGTGCTGTTTCCCATCCTGCTGATCTCGCTGGCCGCGTTCAGCTCGCGCGCCCAGCTCTACTCCTGGCCGCGGGCTATTGTCCCCACACCACCTACCCTGGACACGATCCTCTTCTTCCTCAGGGCGCAGGGTGTCTGGCAGTCCACCCTCAACAGTCTGATCGTGGCGCTATTCACCATTGTGCTCGCGGTGGCGATCGGCGCACCGGCCGGCTATGCCCTCTCGCGCTTCCGGTTTCCTGGCCGCGAGGGGTTCAGGCTTGGAATCCTTGCGACGAAGATGTTCCCGGCGACGGTCCTGGCAATACCGCTCGCAGTTGCCTACATCCGCTGGGGGCTGTATGACAACCTGCTGGGGGTAGCCATCGTCCACACGGCCCTCGCCCTGCCATTTGCCGTTATCATCACGACAAGCGTCTTCATCGGGGTCCCAATGGAACTGGAGGAGGCCGCCATGACGCTGGGCTGCACCCGCCTGCAGGCCTTTCTGCGGGTGGCCCTGCCGATCGCGCTCCCTGGCCTGGCCGCGGCGGCGATCTTTACCTTCGTGCTGTCGTGGAACGAGGTCTTCGCGGCCGCGATCCTCACGCTTCACAACCGAACCCTGCCGGCGCTGCTCATCAACGCGGTGGCCTTCGCGGGCGCGCCGCTCGACTACCGCTTTGCCGGTGGTTTCTTCATGATCGTGCCGGCGATGATCATCATCTTCATCATCCGCCGGTACCTGATGACCCTATGGGGAGTCACCATCCGTTAGTGGAGGGAGAATGGCAACCGTACTTCTCGATCGCGTGACCAAGCGGTTCGGCCGGATCACAGCAGTGGACGGCGTCACGCTGGAGGTCCGGGACGGTGAGTTCATGGTTCTGTTGGGCCCTTCGGGCTGCGGCAAGACGACGGCCCTCCGCTGCATCGCCGGCCTGGAGCGCATGGACGGCGGTCGAATCGTGATCGGGGGGGAGGATGTCACCGACCGGCCGCCTGGACGGCGCGGGATCGCCATGGTCTTCCAGTCCTACGCGGTGTTCCCGCACATGACCGTTCGGGACAACATCACCTTCGGGCTGCGAATCCGCAAGACCCCGGCGGACGAGACGCGGCGGCGCTCGCAGCAGGCGGCCGAACTCCTTCAGATCGGCGAGTTGCTGGATCGCTACCCGGCGCAGCTCTCGGGTGGCCAGCGGCAGCGGGTCGCTGTGGCCCGGGCGATCGTGATGCAGCCCGGGGTCTTGCTGATGGACGAGCCCCTCTCAAACCTGGATGCCCTGCTGCGCCTGCAGATGCGCGCCGAGCTCAAGCGGTTGCACCGAGAGACCAGGGCGACCACCGTGTATGTGACCCACGATCAGGTCGAGGCCCTGAGCCTGGGGGATCGGATCGCGGTCATGCGCAGCGGCGCGATCGTCCAGTGTGACACGCCTTCGGTAATCTACAACCGGCCGGCCAGCACCTTCGTGGGGGGCTTCATCGGCAGCCCGCCCATGAACTTCTTCAGGGGGACCGTGGAGGAAGGCGGACGGTCGGTCCGGTTGGCCGGGACGGCAATGGGTCTGGAGGAGCGTTGGGCCGGGGCCGCGGGCATCAGGGCAGGCGGCGAAGTGCTGGTGGGTGTGCGGCCCGAGGCATTCGAGGTGACGGCCGAACCTCGCGCCGGCGCCCTTCCCGCGGCGGTCGTGGTGGTTGAACCGCTGGGCGGAACCACGCTGCTTACCGTTAGCGTGGGCGGCGAGACCGCGAAGGTCTCGGTGGCTCCCGACACCGACCACAACCCGGGGCAGCGGCTGTGGCTTCGGCCGCTGCCCGACCGGATGCGCCTGATGGAGCCCGGAAGGGGGCTGGCCGTGATTCCCACAGAGGAAGGAGCACACCGATGACGCGGATCTGCGATCCTCTGCCGGACGATGCGCCGGCGCTGGTCGAGGCCGCTGCCGCGGTCCTGCGCACCAACGACCGCGGTGAGTTCACCAAGCCGAGCGCTCGGCTTTATCCCCACCAGTGGAACTGGGACAGCGCTTTCATCGCGATGGGGTGGGCGCACCTGGACTGGGAGCGCGCCATTCGCGAGGTGGCGAGCCTACTGCGGGGACAGTGGACGGACGGGATGCTCCCGCACATCCGTTACGACCGGGCCGCGTTGGGCTGGTACGCCCCAGGGCCAGAGCTGTGGCCGGGAGGACACGCGCGTGATGCAGGCGAGATGACCAGCGGCATCTCACAGCCGCCGGTCCTGCCGACCGCGGTCTACCGGACCGGGATGGCGCATCCCGACCGCGATCGTCGCCACGCCTGGTGGGCCGAGGTCTTCGACGGGTTGCTGGCGTGCCTGCGGTACTTCTTAGAC harbors:
- a CDS encoding replication-associated recombination protein A, translated to MALFEDTSAESRAVPLAARLRPRTLDEFVGQEHLIGPGRTLRTAIEQDRVRSLILWGPPGSGKTSLALLIAARTRAHVEQVNAVTAGVADLRRIIAAARDRLRFHQQRTLLIIDEIHRFNKAQQDVLLPHVENGTIILIGATTQNPFHDVNPTLISRSTVAQLQPLDDASVRAIVERALAHPDGFAGLGFEVDPEAMEFLVSASNGDARVALNALESAATAAEGEGSRRITLALVTDASQRRILPYDREGDAHYDAISAFIKSLRGSDPDAAVYWLARMLASGEDPRFIARRMVIHAAEDVGLADPMALVVATAAAHAVEFVGLPEARIPMALAAIYIATAPKSNAVVTAIGEAMRDVEQERADPVPLHLRDTSHPGVVERLGYGKEYRYPHDFPEGFVLQQYMPAGLEGRRYYRPTDHGAEAAVRRRLEEWWGQRTSPVKEPPGEGAKDGEEE
- a CDS encoding ABC transporter substrate-binding protein, coding for MRVTTLMAVVIAAILAFTVPAAQTGPAVEITFTSTQFSPVHETEWARDTLFRAFETETGIRVRFVSELAGPYMDRLQAEARVGRGSIDLTGTLHGDFPILVPAGVARDMASVQADLARRGDRTFFPDLVRISQVGGIQAYVPWMQATYLIVAHKRAMAYFPRGSNPMAMTYDDLLEWGDAIKAATGTRRIGFPAGPGGLFGRFLHGYIYPSFTGSQVKRFKSPEAVEMWRYLRRLGGVLHPSSFLYSFMHEPLLLGEVWVAWDHTARLLPALRDRPDDFVVLPSPAGPRGRSFLSVIVGLTIPKTAPNAEAAARLIEFLTRPRTQVLTVQGVAFFPTVREAAGAVPTGGMKLLAEAVTAQQGARDARVALLPVGLGVRTGEFVPLYVDTFREISVLGKPIEEVLAAQARKLEELYRAMNAVCPPPDPAITPCRPD
- a CDS encoding sugar ABC transporter permease, coding for MAAAEEVPDLPRAGRSRTEWLPYLLLAPSLVFLGVFFVYPLVQAFGLSFLRPEGGLTAEHFQRMLGDTYFRGAIANSLLLTAIVVPIQVAIGLVIALLVNSRFRGHLWFLYICAIPLAISDLAAGLIWLSVFTERGYLNTLLHMVGAVREPLTYLSAEQPVWLYGAIIAAEVWRATAIVMIILLAGLQLIPRDYFETADVFGAGGWRKLWYVTLPLLRPSLQTALIIRTILAFQLFATVITLSGRQVPVLAGEAYFWYGLYRNPHVASAYAVLIMGVSVAITWVYLRVLRMREEEVAG
- a CDS encoding carbohydrate ABC transporter permease produces the protein MARAARTALLATIATLIAAWVLFPILLISLAAFSSRAQLYSWPRAIVPTPPTLDTILFFLRAQGVWQSTLNSLIVALFTIVLAVAIGAPAGYALSRFRFPGREGFRLGILATKMFPATVLAIPLAVAYIRWGLYDNLLGVAIVHTALALPFAVIITTSVFIGVPMELEEAAMTLGCTRLQAFLRVALPIALPGLAAAAIFTFVLSWNEVFAAAILTLHNRTLPALLINAVAFAGAPLDYRFAGGFFMIVPAMIIIFIIRRYLMTLWGVTIR
- a CDS encoding ABC transporter ATP-binding protein encodes the protein MATVLLDRVTKRFGRITAVDGVTLEVRDGEFMVLLGPSGCGKTTALRCIAGLERMDGGRIVIGGEDVTDRPPGRRGIAMVFQSYAVFPHMTVRDNITFGLRIRKTPADETRRRSQQAAELLQIGELLDRYPAQLSGGQRQRVAVARAIVMQPGVLLMDEPLSNLDALLRLQMRAELKRLHRETRATTVYVTHDQVEALSLGDRIAVMRSGAIVQCDTPSVIYNRPASTFVGGFIGSPPMNFFRGTVEEGGRSVRLAGTAMGLEERWAGAAGIRAGGEVLVGVRPEAFEVTAEPRAGALPAAVVVVEPLGGTTLLTVSVGGETAKVSVAPDTDHNPGQRLWLRPLPDRMRLMEPGRGLAVIPTEEGAHR